In Citrobacter sp. RHB25-C09, the following proteins share a genomic window:
- the flhA gene encoding flagellar biosynthesis protein FlhA, with product MANLVAMLRLPNNLKNTQWQILAGPILILLILSMMVLPLPAFILDLLFTFNIALSIMVLLVAMFTQRTLEFAAFPTILLFTTLLRLALNVASTRIILMEGHTGAAAAGKVVEAFGHFLVGGNFAIGIVVFVILVIINFMVITKGAGRIAEVGARFVLDGMPGKQMAIDADLNAGLIGEDEAKKRRSEVTQEADFYGSMDGASKFVRGDAIAGILIMVINVVGGLLVGVLQHGMTMGHAAESYTLLTIGDGLVAQIPALVISTAAGVIVTRVSTDQDVGEQMVGQLFSNPNVMLLSAAVLGLLGLVPGMPNLVFLMFTAALLGLAWWIRGRELKAPAEPQPIKMPENNSVVEATWNDVQLEDSLGMEVGYRLIPMVDFQQDGELLGRIRSIRKKFAQDMGFLPPVVHIRDNMDLQPAHYRILMKGVEIGSGDAYPGRWLAINPGTAAGSLPGEQTVDPAFGLDAIWIESALKEQAQIQGFTVVEASTVVATHLNHLIGKYAAELFGRQEAQQLLDRVTQEMPKLTEDLVPGVLTLTTLHKVLQNLLDEKVPIRDMRTILETLAEHAPLQSDPHELTAVVRVALGRAITQQWFPGNDEVSVIGLDTALERLLLQALQGGGGLEPGLADRLLAQTQEALARQEMLGAPPVLLVNHALRPLLSRFLRRSLSQLVVLSNLELSDNRNIRMTATIGGK from the coding sequence ATGGCTAATCTGGTCGCGATGCTGCGTCTGCCCAACAACCTGAAAAACACGCAATGGCAGATCCTTGCCGGGCCAATCCTCATCCTGCTGATTTTGTCGATGATGGTATTGCCGTTGCCTGCTTTCATCCTCGACCTGCTGTTTACCTTCAACATCGCGCTGTCGATCATGGTACTGCTGGTGGCAATGTTCACTCAGCGTACGCTGGAATTTGCTGCCTTCCCGACGATTTTGCTGTTCACCACCTTACTGCGTTTGGCGCTGAACGTGGCCTCCACGCGTATTATTTTGATGGAGGGTCACACCGGAGCGGCAGCAGCGGGCAAGGTGGTTGAGGCGTTCGGTCACTTCCTCGTCGGAGGCAACTTCGCGATTGGTATCGTGGTGTTCGTGATCCTCGTCATCATCAACTTTATGGTTATCACCAAAGGTGCCGGCCGTATCGCAGAAGTCGGGGCGCGCTTCGTCCTTGACGGAATGCCGGGCAAGCAGATGGCTATCGATGCCGATCTCAACGCTGGCCTTATCGGCGAAGATGAAGCCAAAAAACGCCGTTCGGAAGTGACTCAGGAAGCTGACTTCTACGGCTCGATGGACGGTGCGAGTAAATTCGTACGCGGTGACGCCATCGCCGGGATCCTCATTATGGTCATTAACGTGGTGGGGGGCCTGCTGGTGGGGGTTCTGCAACATGGTATGACCATGGGACATGCGGCGGAAAGCTATACGCTGTTGACCATCGGTGATGGCCTCGTGGCGCAGATCCCGGCTCTGGTGATCTCCACGGCGGCAGGCGTTATCGTGACCCGCGTAAGTACCGATCAGGACGTCGGCGAACAGATGGTCGGGCAACTCTTTAGTAACCCCAACGTGATGTTGCTGAGTGCGGCGGTTCTCGGTCTGCTTGGCCTGGTGCCGGGTATGCCAAACCTCGTGTTCCTGATGTTTACTGCCGCGCTGCTTGGGCTGGCGTGGTGGATCCGGGGGCGTGAGCTGAAGGCACCTGCGGAACCACAGCCCATCAAAATGCCGGAAAATAACTCGGTGGTTGAAGCCACATGGAATGACGTCCAACTGGAAGATTCTCTCGGCATGGAAGTGGGCTATCGCCTGATCCCTATGGTTGATTTCCAACAGGATGGCGAGCTGCTCGGGCGTATCCGCAGTATCCGTAAAAAATTCGCTCAGGATATGGGTTTTCTACCGCCGGTCGTCCACATCCGCGACAATATGGATTTGCAACCAGCACACTATCGCATCCTGATGAAGGGCGTTGAGATCGGCAGCGGTGACGCGTATCCGGGACGCTGGTTGGCTATTAACCCCGGTACAGCCGCAGGGTCATTACCCGGCGAGCAAACGGTCGATCCGGCCTTTGGGCTGGATGCCATCTGGATTGAAAGCGCATTAAAAGAGCAGGCGCAAATTCAGGGCTTTACCGTGGTTGAGGCCAGTACCGTGGTGGCGACACACCTGAACCATCTGATCGGCAAGTACGCGGCTGAACTGTTTGGTCGCCAGGAGGCGCAGCAGTTGCTTGATCGCGTGACGCAAGAGATGCCGAAACTTACCGAAGACCTGGTGCCTGGCGTGCTGACGCTGACGACGCTGCACAAAGTCCTGCAAAATCTGCTGGATGAGAAAGTACCTATTCGCGATATGCGCACCATTCTCGAAACGCTGGCTGAACACGCACCGCTGCAGAGCGACCCGCATGAACTCACTGCCGTGGTGCGCGTCGCCTTAGGGCGGGCGATTACCCAGCAGTGGTTCCCGGGCAACGATGAAGTGAGTGTGATCGGTCTTGATACAGCGCTGGAGCGTTTGCTGCTACAGGCGCTTCAGGGCGGCGGCGGGCTTGAGCCAGGTCTGGCCGACCGTCTTCTGGCGCAAACACAGGAAGCCCTGGCGCGCCAGGAAATGCTCGGTGCGCCGCCGGTGCTGTTGGTCAACCACGCGCTACGTCCGCTGCTGTCGCGCTTCCTGCGCCGCAGTCTGTCTCAACTGGTGGTGCTGTCGAATCTTGAACTGTCCGATAACCGCAACATCCGCATGACGGCGACCATTGGAGGTAAATAA
- the cheY gene encoding chemotaxis response regulator CheY has protein sequence MADKELKFLVVDDFSTMRRIVRNLLKELGFNNVEEAEDGVDALNKLQTGGFGFVISDWNMPNMDGLELLKTIRADGGMSSLPVLMVTAEAKKENIIAAAQAGASGYVVKPFTAAILEEKLGKIFEKLGM, from the coding sequence ATGGCGGATAAAGAGCTTAAGTTTTTGGTTGTGGATGACTTTTCCACCATGCGTCGCATTGTGCGTAACTTGCTGAAAGAGCTTGGATTTAACAACGTCGAAGAGGCCGAAGACGGCGTAGATGCGTTAAATAAATTACAGACGGGCGGGTTTGGTTTTGTGATTTCCGACTGGAACATGCCGAACATGGATGGGCTTGAACTGCTCAAAACCATTCGTGCAGACGGCGGGATGTCTTCATTACCGGTGCTGATGGTTACGGCAGAAGCGAAGAAAGAGAACATCATCGCGGCAGCGCAGGCTGGGGCCAGTGGCTACGTGGTGAAACCGTTTACGGCGGCAATTCTGGAAGAAAAACTCGGTAAGATTTTTGAAAAACTGGGTATGTGA
- the flhe gene encoding flagellar protein FlhE, producing MRKFLCLLLFPLVVQAAGEGAWQASSIGITLNHRGESASSAPLTPSQPVSGLMTLIAWRYELNGPTPAGLRVRLCSQSRCVELDGQSGTTTGLSGVPAVEPLRFIWEVPGGGRLIPALKIQSNQVIVNYR from the coding sequence ATGCGCAAATTTCTCTGCCTGTTACTGTTTCCCCTCGTAGTACAGGCCGCGGGTGAAGGAGCATGGCAGGCCAGCAGTATCGGCATTACGCTAAATCACCGTGGTGAATCCGCGTCCTCGGCGCCACTGACCCCCAGCCAGCCCGTATCCGGTTTGATGACGCTGATCGCCTGGCGCTACGAGCTTAACGGCCCGACGCCTGCCGGGTTACGCGTACGTCTATGCTCGCAGTCTCGCTGCGTAGAACTGGATGGTCAGAGCGGGACTACCACTGGCTTAAGCGGCGTCCCCGCCGTTGAACCGCTACGTTTTATCTGGGAAGTTCCCGGTGGCGGTCGCCTGATCCCGGCACTGAAAATCCAAAGCAATCAGGTGATTGTGAACTATCGCTAA
- the flhB gene encoding flagellar biosynthesis protein FlhB: MSDENEDKTEAPTPHRLEKAREEGQIPRSKELTSLLILLVGVCIIWIGGESLARRLSAMLATGLRFDHSMVNDPNLILGQIILLIREAMIALLPLITGVVLVALISPVLLGGLLFSGKSLQPKFSKLNPLPGIKRMFSAQTAAELLKAILKSVLVGSVTALYLWDNWPEMMRLMAESPITAMGNALDLVGLCALLIVLGCIPMVGFDVIFQIFSHLKKLRMSRQDIRDEHKQNEGDPHVKGRIRQLQRAAARRRMMEDVPKADVIVTNPTHYSVALRYDENKMSAPKVVAKGAGLVALRIREIGAEHKIPTLEAPPLARALYRHAEIGQQIPGQLYAAVAEVLAWVWQLKRWRLAGGERPPQPANLPVPEALDFMNEKTTDG; the protein is encoded by the coding sequence GTGTCGGACGAGAACGAAGACAAAACAGAAGCCCCCACCCCCCACCGACTTGAAAAAGCGCGGGAAGAAGGGCAGATCCCCCGTTCTAAGGAACTGACTTCGCTGCTGATTTTGCTGGTGGGGGTTTGCATTATCTGGATTGGCGGCGAGTCTCTGGCGAGGCGGTTATCGGCGATGCTGGCGACCGGTCTACGCTTTGACCACAGTATGGTGAACGATCCCAATCTGATCCTCGGACAAATTATTTTGCTGATCAGAGAGGCGATGATTGCACTTTTACCCCTCATTACAGGGGTAGTGCTGGTGGCGCTAATCTCCCCGGTGCTGCTCGGCGGTCTGCTTTTTAGCGGTAAATCGCTGCAGCCTAAATTTTCTAAACTCAACCCACTGCCCGGCATTAAACGTATGTTCTCAGCGCAAACCGCAGCGGAGTTGCTGAAGGCGATACTGAAATCCGTGCTGGTGGGGAGTGTGACTGCACTTTATCTCTGGGATAACTGGCCTGAGATGATGCGCTTGATGGCAGAATCGCCCATAACGGCGATGGGCAATGCGTTGGACCTGGTGGGATTATGCGCGTTGTTAATTGTGTTGGGCTGTATTCCGATGGTGGGATTCGACGTCATCTTTCAGATCTTCAGCCACCTGAAAAAACTGCGCATGTCGCGACAGGATATCCGCGACGAACATAAACAAAACGAAGGTGACCCGCACGTGAAAGGGCGCATTCGTCAGCTGCAACGCGCCGCTGCCCGCCGTCGAATGATGGAGGATGTGCCGAAAGCCGATGTGATTGTCACTAACCCCACCCATTATTCGGTGGCGTTACGCTATGACGAAAACAAAATGAGCGCGCCGAAAGTGGTTGCGAAAGGCGCAGGGCTGGTGGCGCTGCGTATCCGTGAGATCGGGGCTGAGCATAAGATCCCGACTCTTGAAGCACCACCGCTGGCGCGTGCGCTCTATCGCCATGCTGAAATTGGTCAGCAAATACCCGGACAGTTGTATGCGGCCGTCGCAGAAGTCCTCGCCTGGGTATGGCAGCTAAAACGCTGGCGGCTCGCCGGTGGTGAACGTCCGCCACAACCTGCAAATCTTCCGGTGCCAGAAGCACTGGATTTCATGAACGAGAAGACAACCGATGGCTAA
- the argS gene encoding arginine--tRNA ligase — protein sequence MNIQALLSEKVSQAMIAAGAPADCEPQVRQSAKVQFGDYQANGMMAVAKKLGMAPRQLAEQVLTHLDLNGIASKVEIAGPGFINIFLDPAFLAKHVEQALTSERLGVAQPAKQTIVVDYSAPNVAKEMHVGHLRSTIIGDAAVRTLEFLGHHVIRANHVGDWGTQFGMLIAWLEKQQQENAGEMALADLEGFYRDAKKHYDEDEAFAERARNYVVKLQGGDEYFREMWRKLVDITMTQNQITYDRLNVTLTRDDVMGESLYNPMLPGIVADLKAKGLAVESEGATVVFLDEYKNKEGEPMGVIIQKKDGGYLYTTTDIACAKYRYETLHADRVLYYIDSRQHQHLMQAWTIVRKAGYVPESVPLEHHMFGMMLGKDGKPFKTRAGGTVKLADLLDEALERARRLVAEKNPDMPADELEKLANAVGIGAVKYADLSKNRTTDYIFDWDNMLAFEGNTAPYMQYAYTRVLSVFRKSDIEESALANAKVVIREDREAQLAARLLQFEETLTVVAREGTPHVMCAYLYDLAGLFSGFYEHCPILSAENDEVRNSRLKLAQLTAKTLKLGLDTLGIETVDRM from the coding sequence GTGAATATTCAGGCTCTTCTCTCAGAAAAAGTCAGTCAGGCCATGATTGCCGCAGGTGCGCCTGCGGATTGCGAACCGCAGGTTCGTCAGTCAGCAAAAGTACAGTTCGGCGACTATCAGGCCAATGGCATGATGGCTGTTGCTAAAAAACTGGGTATGGCCCCGCGACAACTGGCTGAGCAGGTACTGACTCATCTGGATCTGAACGGCATTGCCAGCAAGGTTGAAATCGCAGGCCCTGGCTTTATTAATATTTTTCTCGATCCGGCCTTCCTCGCTAAACACGTTGAGCAGGCGCTGACCTCTGAGCGCCTCGGTGTGGCACAACCTGCGAAACAGACCATTGTGGTCGATTACTCTGCGCCAAACGTGGCGAAAGAGATGCACGTCGGCCATCTGCGTTCCACCATCATCGGTGACGCTGCTGTGCGGACCCTTGAATTTCTCGGCCACCATGTCATTCGCGCCAACCACGTCGGTGACTGGGGAACACAGTTCGGCATGCTGATTGCCTGGCTGGAAAAACAACAGCAGGAAAATGCCGGTGAAATGGCGCTGGCCGATCTCGAAGGTTTTTATCGCGACGCCAAAAAGCACTATGACGAAGACGAAGCGTTTGCTGAGCGCGCGCGTAACTACGTCGTAAAATTACAGGGTGGCGACGAGTACTTCCGCGAAATGTGGCGCAAGCTGGTCGATATCACCATGACTCAAAACCAGATCACCTATGACCGTCTGAACGTGACGCTCACCCGGGATGACGTGATGGGTGAAAGTCTTTACAACCCTATGCTGCCGGGTATTGTTGCCGATCTCAAAGCCAAAGGGCTGGCTGTTGAGAGTGAAGGCGCGACGGTCGTCTTCCTTGATGAGTATAAAAACAAGGAAGGCGAACCGATGGGAGTCATCATTCAGAAGAAAGATGGCGGTTACCTGTACACCACCACCGATATTGCCTGTGCCAAATACCGTTATGAAACGCTGCACGCGGATCGCGTTCTCTATTACATCGACTCCCGTCAGCACCAGCACCTGATGCAGGCGTGGACCATCGTGCGTAAAGCCGGCTATGTGCCAGAGTCAGTCCCTCTGGAACATCACATGTTCGGGATGATGCTGGGCAAAGACGGTAAGCCGTTTAAAACCCGTGCGGGTGGTACAGTGAAACTGGCTGACCTGCTGGACGAAGCGCTGGAACGCGCGCGTCGCCTCGTTGCTGAAAAGAACCCGGATATGCCAGCTGATGAGCTGGAAAAACTGGCCAATGCGGTAGGTATTGGCGCGGTGAAATATGCCGATCTGTCTAAAAACCGGACCACCGACTATATCTTCGACTGGGATAACATGCTGGCGTTTGAAGGCAATACTGCGCCTTATATGCAGTATGCTTACACCCGCGTGCTGTCAGTTTTCCGTAAATCGGATATTGAAGAAAGTGCGCTGGCCAACGCGAAGGTGGTTATCCGCGAAGATCGTGAAGCGCAACTGGCAGCCCGTCTGTTACAGTTTGAAGAGACGCTGACCGTGGTGGCGCGCGAAGGGACACCACACGTGATGTGTGCCTACCTGTACGATCTGGCGGGTCTGTTCTCTGGCTTCTATGAGCACTGTCCAATCCTGAGCGCAGAGAATGATGAAGTGCGTAACAGCCGCCTGAAACTGGCGCAACTGACGGCAAAAACCCTGAAGCTGGGTCTGGATACGTTGGGGATCGAAACCGTCGATCGTATGTAA
- a CDS encoding glycoside hydrolase family 105 protein, which translates to MKVWPVKHSPLLRQPERFISREELKALIQTVTNNLVNIKDETGQFLLRLDDGRVIDTKGWAGWEWTHGVGLYGMYQYYQQTGDETVRDIIDNWFADRFAEGATTKNVNTMAPFLTLAYRYEETKNPAWLPWLDSWAEWAMHEMPRTEHGGMQHITLAEENHQQMWDDTLMMTVLPLAKIGKLLNRPDYVEEATYQFLLHVQNLMDRETGLWFHGWNYDGQHNFANARWARGNSWLTIVIPDFLELLDLPENNAVRRYLVQVLNAQIAALAKCQDESGLWHTLLDDPHSYLEASATAGFAYGILKAVRKRYVGAEYAEVAEKAIRGIVKNISPKGELLQTSFGTGMGSNLDFYREIPLTSMPYGQAMAMLCLTEYLRKYF; encoded by the coding sequence ATGAAAGTTTGGCCCGTCAAACATAGCCCGTTACTCCGTCAGCCGGAACGTTTTATCTCCCGGGAAGAGCTGAAAGCCCTAATTCAGACCGTGACGAATAATCTGGTGAATATTAAGGATGAGACAGGTCAATTTCTGCTACGCCTGGATGACGGACGCGTTATCGACACCAAGGGCTGGGCAGGATGGGAATGGACGCACGGTGTGGGTCTGTACGGCATGTATCAGTATTATCAGCAGACCGGTGACGAAACGGTGCGCGATATCATCGACAACTGGTTTGCCGACCGCTTTGCAGAAGGGGCAACCACCAAAAACGTCAACACGATGGCGCCTTTTTTGACCCTGGCGTATCGCTATGAGGAGACGAAAAATCCGGCCTGGTTGCCGTGGCTTGACTCATGGGCGGAATGGGCAATGCATGAAATGCCGCGTACCGAGCACGGTGGGATGCAGCACATTACTCTGGCGGAAGAGAACCATCAGCAGATGTGGGACGACACGCTGATGATGACCGTTTTACCGCTGGCGAAGATAGGTAAACTGCTTAACCGCCCTGACTATGTGGAAGAAGCGACCTATCAGTTCCTGCTGCATGTGCAGAACCTGATGGACAGAGAGACAGGCTTGTGGTTCCACGGCTGGAATTACGACGGGCAGCATAACTTTGCCAACGCCCGCTGGGCGCGCGGCAATAGCTGGCTGACCATCGTGATCCCTGATTTCCTCGAACTGTTGGATTTACCGGAAAACAATGCCGTTCGCCGCTATCTGGTGCAGGTGCTGAACGCGCAAATTGCCGCGCTGGCGAAGTGCCAGGACGAGAGCGGCCTGTGGCATACGCTGCTGGACGATCCGCACTCGTACCTTGAAGCCTCTGCCACTGCGGGTTTTGCCTACGGTATTCTGAAAGCAGTGCGTAAACGTTACGTGGGCGCGGAGTATGCAGAGGTCGCGGAAAAAGCGATTCGGGGGATCGTGAAGAACATTTCGCCGAAAGGGGAGTTGTTACAGACGTCGTTCGGCACGGGAATGGGCAGTAATCTTGATTTCTATCGCGAAATCCCGTTGACTTCGATGCCCTATGGTCAGGCCATGGCGATGCTGTGTCTGACAGAATATCTGCGCAAATATTTCTAA
- a CDS encoding MFS transporter, whose amino-acid sequence MKTRKIGLANYLAYGSGDFLGAGTTALTAAWLLYFYTTFCGLTPIEATFIFAAARVLDAVVSPLMGFLTDNFGSTWLGKRFGRRKFFILLGIPCVFSYSLMWVGDMGFWYYLLTYLIFDVVYTMILVPYETLVPEMTDDFKQKTKFSGARISMAQMSAILASFLPGILLTAFGKDNPISFFYASLVFSVLCALMLTFVWFFTWERPRDEWTEAALRAEKEKKNLSFNQSMNRLFIELSSTLRIKIFRQHLGMYLGGYIAQDVFNAVFTYYVVFVLMQEASMASNLLGTMAIFQFIAVIAMIPLCIRFGPAPSYRMVVVLFGLSSLSYAVLYYAGLSDIYSLLLLVSAVAGLGRGGINYVPWNTYTYIADVDEVITGQRREGIFAGIMTLTRKASQAGAVMLVGIVMQMSGFVSGQSNQPQEVSHTILLILSCGTLLVLACGFLVSLRFKLNLHTHSTLREETAKMRESGRAMPENITAQARATVEMLAGLPYESLWGNNNIGYLNRNKPAAPSLKQAAALSSTYNRG is encoded by the coding sequence ATGAAAACACGTAAAATTGGTTTGGCGAATTATTTAGCCTACGGTTCGGGCGATTTTTTGGGCGCAGGCACGACGGCGCTAACAGCGGCCTGGCTTCTCTATTTTTATACGACGTTTTGCGGTCTGACGCCGATCGAAGCGACGTTTATTTTTGCGGCGGCGCGAGTCCTGGATGCTGTCGTTAGCCCACTGATGGGCTTTTTAACTGATAATTTCGGCTCGACCTGGCTTGGAAAACGCTTTGGCCGCCGCAAATTCTTTATTTTGCTCGGCATCCCCTGTGTATTCAGCTACTCCCTGATGTGGGTAGGGGATATGGGGTTCTGGTATTACCTGCTCACCTATCTGATTTTTGACGTCGTCTACACCATGATTCTGGTGCCTTACGAAACGCTGGTGCCGGAGATGACCGATGATTTCAAACAGAAGACCAAGTTTTCCGGTGCGCGTATTTCAATGGCGCAAATGTCGGCGATTCTGGCCTCGTTCTTGCCCGGCATCCTGCTTACCGCGTTTGGGAAAGATAATCCGATCTCCTTCTTTTATGCCAGCCTTGTGTTTTCGGTGCTGTGCGCGTTGATGCTGACATTTGTCTGGTTCTTCACCTGGGAACGCCCGCGTGACGAGTGGACGGAAGCCGCGCTGCGTGCGGAAAAAGAGAAAAAGAACCTTTCCTTTAACCAGAGCATGAATCGTCTGTTTATCGAACTCAGCTCCACGCTGCGGATCAAGATTTTCCGCCAGCATCTGGGCATGTATCTGGGCGGCTATATTGCGCAGGATGTGTTTAACGCGGTCTTTACTTATTACGTTGTATTTGTCCTGATGCAGGAAGCCTCCATGGCGTCTAACCTGCTCGGCACGATGGCTATCTTTCAGTTTATCGCCGTGATCGCCATGATCCCGCTGTGTATCCGCTTTGGCCCCGCACCGTCTTATCGCATGGTGGTGGTGCTGTTTGGTCTTAGTTCCCTTTCCTATGCAGTGCTCTACTACGCCGGACTCAGCGATATCTATTCGCTGTTGCTGCTGGTTTCAGCGGTCGCGGGCCTGGGACGCGGTGGTATCAACTATGTACCCTGGAATACTTACACCTACATTGCCGATGTTGATGAAGTCATTACCGGGCAGCGTCGTGAAGGGATTTTCGCAGGCATTATGACGCTGACGCGCAAAGCGTCTCAGGCCGGGGCGGTCATGCTGGTTGGGATTGTCATGCAAATGTCGGGGTTTGTTTCCGGACAAAGCAACCAGCCGCAAGAAGTTAGCCATACCATACTGCTGATCCTGAGCTGCGGGACGCTACTGGTGCTGGCCTGCGGCTTCCTGGTATCGCTACGCTTCAAGTTAAATTTGCACACCCACAGTACGCTGCGAGAAGAGACGGCAAAAATGCGCGAGTCCGGTCGGGCTATGCCAGAGAACATAACAGCGCAGGCGCGCGCTACCGTCGAGATGCTGGCCGGACTACCGTATGAATCACTTTGGGGTAACAACAATATTGGTTACCTGAATCGTAATAAACCTGCTGCACCGTCGCTAAAGCAGGCAGCAGCATTGAGTTCGACTTACAACAGAGGTTAA
- the cheZ gene encoding protein phosphatase CheZ: MTKPAIKPADDQSPGDIIARIGSLTRMLRDSLRELGLDQAIAEAAEAIPDARDRLDYVVQMTAQAAERALNSVEASQPHQDDMEKGAKGLTKRWDEWFENPIELADARELVTDTRRFLAEVPGHTSFTNAQLLDIMMAQDFQDLTGQVIKRMMDVIQEIERQLLMVLLENIPEQGTRPKRENESLLNGPQVDTTKAGVVASQDQVDDLLDSLGF, encoded by the coding sequence ATGACAAAACCGGCAATAAAACCCGCTGATGACCAATCTCCTGGGGACATCATCGCTCGCATTGGCAGCCTGACCCGTATGCTGCGTGACAGCCTGCGTGAACTCGGGCTGGATCAGGCGATTGCAGAAGCGGCGGAAGCCATTCCGGATGCGCGCGATCGTCTGGACTATGTGGTGCAAATGACGGCGCAAGCGGCGGAACGTGCGCTGAACAGTGTTGAGGCATCACAGCCGCATCAGGACGATATGGAAAAAGGGGCCAAAGGGCTCACTAAGCGTTGGGATGAGTGGTTTGAAAATCCTATCGAGCTTGCCGATGCTCGTGAACTGGTAACCGACACGCGTCGTTTCCTGGCTGAAGTTCCGGGCCATACCAGTTTTACTAACGCGCAGTTACTCGACATCATGATGGCGCAGGATTTCCAGGATCTGACCGGTCAGGTTATCAAGCGCATGATGGATGTTATCCAGGAGATTGAGCGCCAGCTGCTGATGGTGCTGCTGGAAAACATTCCGGAGCAGGGCACACGGCCGAAGCGTGAAAACGAAAGTCTGCTTAATGGACCACAGGTCGATACCACGAAAGCGGGTGTTGTGGCGAGCCAGGACCAGGTGGACGATCTGCTGGATAGCCTCGGGTTCTGA